In the Deferribacter desulfuricans SSM1 genome, ATTCTTTTATTGTAAGATTCATCAAAAAAAGATAATAGTTTATCTTTTTTAGGTATTTTTCTGTAAAGATTCATATGAAAACTAATTTAATTCATAACAATAATTTTTGTTAAAACTGCGGTATCACCTAAACCTACTTCTAAATCTGTTTTTATTAGTTTTACAGTTAGGTAGTCACCACTTTTATAAATAACTTGTGCTTCACCGGCAAGAAGCTTTCTTTTATAACCATTTTCATCTATTGTCCTATAAATTGTATAAATATCACCCACTTTTGCATCATTAGACTTATCATAAACAATTGCATTTAATCCTTCTGAAGCATACCTTACGCCATCTGTAAAATATATAATTTTGCCTTCTTTATTATTGTCAATATCTTTGAATGTTTTAGAAAGGTCAATTATGTATTCATTACTTTTTTCGCAGTAAAATCCTCTACTTATAGGTTCAAACGATTTATTTATTATTGCCAAAGCTGTATTATCAGAGTCTATAGATTTAATTGTTGCGTAACCAGTTACTTTCATAATATGTGCATTTTTATCTATTCTATCTACTTGTTGGTAAATTGCTATATGATCATTGATGCTATACCCATTATTTAATATCCTTATTAGATTACCATTGGATGCATAAAATTTCCCTTCTTCTACAGCAAGGATTTTACATTTTGGCAGATAGGTTTTTATAAATTCAAAACTGTTTAACTTGAGACTTTTTATTGCATAGTTAATTTTTGTAAATGATTCTGACTGGTTTCTTAAGTTTTCTTTTACCTTAGGTTTCTTTATCACAAACTGACTATCTTTAGTTATTTTGTCGAGATTTTTGTTTAAAATAGGCAAAATAAGTTTTTGTTTAGGATAAATTAAATCAGGATTATTTATATCAGTATTATATTTCCATAGTAGAGGCCATAAAAAGTAGTCGTTGTAGTATTTTCCTGAGATATCCCAAAGAGTATCACCTTTTTTGACTGTGTACGTTTCTGCAAAAGAAAAAGTAAAGGATAAAACTAAGATTATTATTACGATAATTATCTTATTCATAGCTTACTCCAAGCTCGTCTAATTTTTGTTTTGCTAATGAAGCTGCTCTTGTTGCTGGGTAATTGTCTAATAAATATTTTAAGTATTTAACTGCATTATCTTGATCGCCGATTTCTATGTAAGCATAAGCCATTTTCAAATAAGCATCTGGGACTTTATTCCCTTGTGGATATTTTTTTATTAAATCTTTCATTGTATCAATACATTTTATATAATCTTTTTGGCTGTAGTATATTTCGCCGATCCAATACATTGCGTTATCAGATAAATCATCATTTGGATATTTTTTAAGAAACTCGTTGAATTTATTTAAGCTCTCAAAATACTTACCTTTCATATAAAGTTCATAAGCATATGAATAAATTGTGGTTTTATCTGCTGAGTCATCTTCAATAATTATTATTTCACTGTTGTTATTGGGTTTAACTGTTTGTCCTGTACTAATATTGTTGTTTGGAGTAGTGTTTGTTGGTGCATTTGGTGTAATTGTTTTTTGCTTGAAAGAGTCGATTTTATATTTTACATCGTTTAATTCGGTTTTTAATTTGGCGATAGCTTCCGAATTTACTTTAATATTTTCACTATTAACATTAATTTTTCTATCAAGTTCTTGGACATTTAGCTGAAGTTCTGCAATAGATTTTTGCAAGTCGATTATATCAGAGTTTAAATTTGAAATTGATTGTTTTATTACCTCATTGTTTTGTGCACAGGATATTGTAAAGGTTAGTAATAAAACTGGTATAAAAGTCTTTTTTATATTCATTTTGCCCCCTCTATTAAAAATTTATCTATGGTATCTATTAAAATGTTTAGATCAGGTTTTCCAATGAAACAGTTTGCACCAATGCTTAAAACCTTTCTTTCATTTTCTTCACTGGCAAGGGATGAAAATACTATAATAGGCAAATCTTCAATCTTTAATTTTTCTCTAATAGTGCGAATAATAAAGCTGCCGTCTGCTTCTGGCATTTCTAAGTCTGTAACAATAATATCTGGCAAAGATTGTGTAACTGCTTCTAAAAGTTTCTTTCCGTTTTCAAAATCTTGGACGTTGTAACCTGCTTGGCTTAAAGTGTTTTTTAAAAGTTTCCTTATTACTAATGAATCTTCCGCTAAAAATATCTTTTTGTTTTTTCTTTTTTCAGTTTTAGAATAATCTATTGAAACATCATTAAATTGAGTTGTTGGATTGATTTCTGAAGCAATCTTTTCAAAATCGAGTAATTGAATTAATCTATCCTCAACTTTTATCACACCAAGCACAGAATCTGCTAATCTGAA is a window encoding:
- a CDS encoding chemotaxis protein CheV — protein: MALDHDILLEVGTNEFEVVEFIIDADKKYHFGINIAKVREIIRYPEVVRIPNAHPAVVGSANIRNKVIPIINLAHCLNLKTDFDPKKAKVIITYFNHQFNGFVVDDINRIHRVKWADIKDYSTIADFRLADSVLGVIKVEDRLIQLLDFEKIASEINPTTQFNDVSIDYSKTEKRKNKKIFLAEDSLVIRKLLKNTLSQAGYNVQDFENGKKLLEAVTQSLPDIIVTDLEMPEADGSFIIRTIREKLKIEDLPIIVFSSLASEENERKVLSIGANCFIGKPDLNILIDTIDKFLIEGAK
- a CDS encoding LysM peptidoglycan-binding domain-containing protein, translating into MNKIIIVIIILVLSFTFSFAETYTVKKGDTLWDISGKYYNDYFLWPLLWKYNTDINNPDLIYPKQKLILPILNKNLDKITKDSQFVIKKPKVKENLRNQSESFTKINYAIKSLKLNSFEFIKTYLPKCKILAVEEGKFYASNGNLIRILNNGYSINDHIAIYQQVDRIDKNAHIMKVTGYATIKSIDSDNTALAIINKSFEPISRGFYCEKSNEYIIDLSKTFKDIDNNKEGKIIYFTDGVRYASEGLNAIVYDKSNDAKVGDIYTIYRTIDENGYKRKLLAGEAQVIYKSGDYLTVKLIKTDLEVGLGDTAVLTKIIVMN
- the ybgF gene encoding tol-pal system protein YbgF; its protein translation is MNIKKTFIPVLLLTFTISCAQNNEVIKQSISNLNSDIIDLQKSIAELQLNVQELDRKINVNSENIKVNSEAIAKLKTELNDVKYKIDSFKQKTITPNAPTNTTPNNNISTGQTVKPNNNSEIIIIEDDSADKTTIYSYAYELYMKGKYFESLNKFNEFLKKYPNDDLSDNAMYWIGEIYYSQKDYIKCIDTMKDLIKKYPQGNKVPDAYLKMAYAYIEIGDQDNAVKYLKYLLDNYPATRAASLAKQKLDELGVSYE